The stretch of DNA CTTGCGGGACTTCGATTCTGGACACTCGAGGTGACCGAGCGATGAGCTTCAAGAACTCACGCAGCGGGGGCAACTTCGGAGATCCAGGGTTCTGCTCTCGTAAGTTTGCGTATTCGATGGCTAGCGGTTTCATTGAGCGAGTTAGATCGCTCGCCGGCGCAAGCTGCAATGCGTTGGCTACTGCTGTGGAAGCTTCGTCGAACATGCCCAAACGTGCCGAGGTCCGAGCGTATCCAAGCTGGGCTGCTGCTTGATGTTCGGACGTTCGCAAAAGTTTCAACGCACTTTGGTAGGACTTCCTTGCTTCATCGGAGTGCCCCAATTGCTCTCCACTAGCGGCGACTCCGATAGCAGCCCACGAATGCGTGGGGTCACTGTCGAGTGCTTTTTCGAAATCTTCGCGTGCCTCGGCATACTGCTTGGTGCGCATCCGAAGCATGCCTCGAATGGCATAAGCATGGGACGGTACCGTTTCAAACTCGAAAGCTTTCGCCACGGATTCGCCAGCCTGCTCTGCTCGGTTTTGGTTCAATCTGATTGACGCTAGTAGAACGTGCCCGAGAACGAAATCAGGATCGTCGCTGGTCATGCGAGTGGCAATGTCCGCAGCTTCTTCACGTCCTCGCAGATCATCGGCTCCCACAAACATCACGTTGGTAAGGTCACCGATCGGATGAGTGAGAATGGAAGTTTCAAGAAATTGATCCATCGCTTTGCCCGTTTGTCCCACTTCGAAAAGTGCGAGGCCCAATTGCCAACCCACCCAAGGATCGGCCACTTTAGTGCCATCGGTGCTGAGGGCTTTCGCCCGTTGAGCGTCATTGAGGCTCCACCGTCGTCGTTCAGCGACCAGCAATTCTTGAAGCTCGGGTTTTAGAGTTTCATCCTTTGTGATCGCCCGAGCTTGGTAGCGATACATCGAAGAACGATCGGCAAACGCGATGCTGCGTTCTTCGTCGATGGCAATGCATCGGCCAATCGTCTGAATGGCTCGGTCGTATTTGCGCCACGACGGATCATCGTTGCGATCGGCTGCTAGGAAAACGACTTGAGCCAACGATAGTTGGGTCCAATAGCTTTGTGGACGTTCGGTGGATGCACGACCAAATAGGTCCTGAGCTTCAAGCAGCGGATCATCGCTGCCATAGCCGCGAAATAGTCGTTCAAACGCTGGGTCAAGTCCTGCGATCATGCACAACACACCAAGCCCCTGTGCGTCGGCAGCATTTTTGGTCAATCCTAAGTCGCTGCCACTCAAACGCATTCCATTGCCGAGTCGATAATCGGCGACTGATCGATACCAACGCGCCGCTTCGGACGGACGAAAACGATCGAGTCGATCGCTGATGACGATAGCTGCCCTGGCTTCACGCTTGCCGATGTCCGTCCGAAGGAATCGCACGAGTGAAGGTAGAAGAGTACGCCCGGTTCCGATTCGATCGGCTCCGGCCAATCGTGTGGCGATGGTTTTAATCAATAGTGCGTCGAGCACCATCAACTGTTGATAAACATCGTGTCGCAGGTCGTCGGACTGGGTGGGGGTCAAATCTTGGTCGGGCAAGGCATACCACCAATCGTCTCGGTTCCAAATCCCAAGTGCATTGAGCGAAGCAACCGATTCCACGATTGCTTCGGCATCCTTGCTCATGGTGTTGTGCAGGCGAGACTGATCGGCATGATGATAAAATCGCACGATACGCTCGATGCGGTCACCGCGATCTTGGATCTGCAGAAACTCCTGGGCGAGCTGTGGTTCTTTGCCAATAGCGTCGGTCGTGCCGCGTAAGAATCGCAGAGCCGACGACAGACGATTAGCTGACAATTCTTGTTGAGCGAGTTCGAGGGAAACTGCGGCGCTGGTGCGAAGTTCCAGCAACCGTTTGTCGTTGGCAGCAATCAACTCTGCCGCTTTCACGTTGCGTTCTTCGGAAATTTTGTACTGACGTTCGCGTTCGCGGCCCCAAATCAGGGACCCCACAATCGAACCGATCGTTAACAAAATCAAGGCGACGGCCATCGAGTACGAGGCTGCCTGATGCCGACGAATCCAGCGAGCAGCACGAATTCCAATCGGGTCGTCATGAACTGAAACGGATTCGTCGGCCAACCAACGGCGAACATCGTCGGCCAACTCTGCCGCACTTCGGTACCGCTGATGAGATTGCTTCGACATCGCCTTCAAGCAAATTGCCTCGAGCGGCGCAGAAAGCTCAAGATTGATTTGCGAGGGTGGCTTCAGAACGCCCAAGCCAATGCGAACAAGCAGTTGTTCTAATGTCGGGCATTCATCGTTAAGAGTATGGGGAGCTGACCCGGTCAGTATTTGGTAGAGAGTTGCTCCGAGCAAATAGATATCAGTTCGTTTGTTGATCTCATCGAGTTGACCGTTGGCCTGTTCGGGACTCATGTACTGAGGCGTGCCAACGCGTCCGCCGACACGAGTCTCGGTAGACCCGCTATCGCTTGCATCTTCGAGCTGAAGGTTTTCCGTTAAGCCTTGGTCGCTGGGTACGTCAAGCATCTTTGCCAAGCCCCAATCAACGACCAACGTTTCGCCATAGGGGCCAACCATCACATTGGACGGCTTGATATCGCGATGGAGCACTTGTTTGGAATGCGCGTAGTGAATGGTGTTGCAGACCTCGATAAAGACGGTCAGCAGTTCGCGCAGCTTCAATCGCCTGACCTGACTCTCCATTTTTTTGTCAGCGTCGTGGTAGCCTTTGATCGACTCGGCAAGCGTTTCGCCCTCGATGAACCGCATCGCATAGTAGGACTCACCATTGGGCCACGTCCCCATCGCGTAAACGGGAACGATGCCCGGATGCTCGAGTCGTCCGGTAACTTCGGCTTCCTGAATAAAACGGCGTTTTGCTTCGAGGTGGTCACTCCATTTACCGCGGATCTGTTTTAGGGCAACCTCACGACCGAGTTGGCAATCCATGGCCACATAAACATCGCCAAGTCCACCGCTGCGATGCTTCCCCAGAATTTTAAAGCGAGGTTCACCAAGATCGTCGCTACTCGCATCGGCATCGCTCACATCATGGTCGTTGCTCGAAGGAGCCACCATGTGCTGCATGAAGCCGGGGCTAAGAAAGCCTCGTTCTGCTTCCTCGTCGGCACGTAGCAAAGCCGCCACGGCAGATCGCAAATCCGCGTTGTCTCCACAACGCTGGTCCAAAAACGCCTCTCGATCCTCCGCAGAAACATCTAGAGCTTCAAAGAAAATGAGCTCAGCGTTTTCGGGTTCAGGTTCGGGCGGCGGAACATTCACGAGAGACGCAATGCCTTGGTCGTTCGGGAGGTCTGATGCCCGTGAGTCTAATGGAAGATGAATACCTATGTGGCGTTGGACACACGGCCGGACTCTACCGGCCGTTTGTCGAAAGTGCACCGAAATGGCCGGTAAACGCCGACACTATCCTGCATCACCGTTGGATTTAAGTCGACAACAAGACGATGAACGCCTTGAGATACTTATCGATGGTGTCCGCTGATACTTCGTTCCAGCCGGATGTCTTATGACGCAAAATTGCCAGTTTGAAAGACTCAACCGAATCAGCCAGATCATCAGGCAACTCGGGCAATCCCGCAAACGGTTGCACGGGTGCGGCGGGAGCATCGGGGTCAACCATCGAGATCGCTTCGCCGCCTTGTTCCTTTCCGCTACCACCTAACGACATTAATTCGTCTTCTTCGCCAAAGTCGGGTCCTTCGTAAGTTGGCCCCGAAGCGACACCGGGTTCGTCACCGTACTCTTTCGTGCTGCCGCCACCTTGTGCGGGCAAAACGATGTCTTCGTCGGTATCGACTTCAATGACTTGGCTACCAGTGGGGCGATTGGATTCCACCGCACCGAGAGCTTGCCAACGTTGCTCACGCATACCGGCAACGGACCAACCTTCTTTGGACGCTCCTTCAAGCCATAGCGGAGCATCTTCCCAATCGAGTGCGGCAAGAAAGTGGCTCCAGTAGAGTCCCTGGTAGCTTTCGAACGTCGTTGCAAACCGTTCGTGGACTCGTCGCAAACGTCCCACATGTGGCGCAGTCACGCCGCCAACACGGCGGGTCCACGCTTCATCGGAATACTGACTCGACTCGGCACCCGACTCGATCAGGGCAGCACGCCAATCGGCGATGATGCGACCTTTTTCCCAGTTCGTGGTGCTGATCAACGTGTTCCACTGGCCGACGTAAGGCTGAGCCAATTCGACAAGTTTTTCATCGTCATCATCATCAGCCGCGTTATCAATAACCGCGTTATCGACCGCCGCATTGCTGTCGATCGCGGTATCGCCATCTGTAATCGCTGCGACATCTGAAACGTCTTGCGGATCAGTGGTCGTTTGTCCGTCGGCGTTGCGTGCTTCAGCGGTTGCTTCGTTTGCAGCGACATCGTCGGCGTCAAACGCTTCTTTGGCAGACGCTATTTCAGAATCGGCTTCGGTATCGATCGCGCGATCCGCGTCATTGGTGTCCTCGGCGATCGAGCCCTCTGCGACCGTAAAGTCGAACGGGGTAACTTCGGTTTCGTCTTGAACGTCGTGGGTGTCGGTGTCGCGAATGTTATCGGGTGTCATGGGCATCCAATGCGGGAAAAAAGTCAACTCATACGAGGACTCTTACGCTAACGACCGAAGCCTTTCCGCGGGAGAGAGGCGAGGTGATTTCGCCCCTGAGATTGATTTTTCCGCGTCGATTGAATCGACCAGTGAAAATCTGCGGTGTGGAAA from Rubripirellula amarantea encodes:
- a CDS encoding protein kinase domain-containing protein; its protein translation is MNVPPPEPEPENAELIFFEALDVSAEDREAFLDQRCGDNADLRSAVAALLRADEEAERGFLSPGFMQHMVAPSSNDHDVSDADASSDDLGEPRFKILGKHRSGGLGDVYVAMDCQLGREVALKQIRGKWSDHLEAKRRFIQEAEVTGRLEHPGIVPVYAMGTWPNGESYYAMRFIEGETLAESIKGYHDADKKMESQVRRLKLRELLTVFIEVCNTIHYAHSKQVLHRDIKPSNVMVGPYGETLVVDWGLAKMLDVPSDQGLTENLQLEDASDSGSTETRVGGRVGTPQYMSPEQANGQLDEINKRTDIYLLGATLYQILTGSAPHTLNDECPTLEQLLVRIGLGVLKPPSQINLELSAPLEAICLKAMSKQSHQRYRSAAELADDVRRWLADESVSVHDDPIGIRAARWIRRHQAASYSMAVALILLTIGSIVGSLIWGRERERQYKISEERNVKAAELIAANDKRLLELRTSAAVSLELAQQELSANRLSSALRFLRGTTDAIGKEPQLAQEFLQIQDRGDRIERIVRFYHHADQSRLHNTMSKDAEAIVESVASLNALGIWNRDDWWYALPDQDLTPTQSDDLRHDVYQQLMVLDALLIKTIATRLAGADRIGTGRTLLPSLVRFLRTDIGKREARAAIVISDRLDRFRPSEAARWYRSVADYRLGNGMRLSGSDLGLTKNAADAQGLGVLCMIAGLDPAFERLFRGYGSDDPLLEAQDLFGRASTERPQSYWTQLSLAQVVFLAADRNDDPSWRKYDRAIQTIGRCIAIDEERSIAFADRSSMYRYQARAITKDETLKPELQELLVAERRRWSLNDAQRAKALSTDGTKVADPWVGWQLGLALFEVGQTGKAMDQFLETSILTHPIGDLTNVMFVGADDLRGREEAADIATRMTSDDPDFVLGHVLLASIRLNQNRAEQAGESVAKAFEFETVPSHAYAIRGMLRMRTKQYAEAREDFEKALDSDPTHSWAAIGVAASGEQLGHSDEARKSYQSALKLLRTSEHQAAAQLGYARTSARLGMFDEASTAVANALQLAPASDLTRSMKPLAIEYANLREQNPGSPKLPPLREFLKLIARSPRVSRIEVPQAPLAGYRAALLNGDFELDTLKYWADPSGARWNSSEGYASSARLVTQTPYRGRQCLRIQSSGHPSASQRGQTGQSLPLDVGGTYRLSLMARSDDTQADAIEVLVNGEPVLKIPAGSYEWTEVAGEFDVPVDFGASNDQPRKPIVSGRVEIVASGRADVWLDELEVWKLPAEAELNEQTTIGKEF